The following are from one region of the Anomaloglossus baeobatrachus isolate aAnoBae1 chromosome 1, aAnoBae1.hap1, whole genome shotgun sequence genome:
- the LOC142301742 gene encoding granzyme A-like, with protein MEHFIILLLSAVCLLVSEGKTVKIINGNEAIPHSRPYMALIYFETETDEMICGGSLIHPNWVLTAGHCHKWGSETSIRLGAHSFEGKEKGAQVFGIFRTIAHPKYNRGTLKNDIRLMKLKGTAKLGKTVAVLPLPKTFEDTAAQTVCETAGWGWTERQDNADFLREVNITVLDREACQKHWKKKVDITDNLICTIVGPKGQDTCTGDSGGPLICKGSFRGVTSFGESVCGKPNDSSIFTRLTKEYVHWINSTISKYS; from the exons GCAAAACCGTGAAAATCATAAATGGAAATGAAGCTATTCCTCATTCTCGACCTTACATGGCTCTGATATATtttgagacagagacagatgaaATGATTTGTGGAGGAAGTTTAATACATCCAAACTGGGTACTGACTGCAGGGCATTGCCACAA GTGGGGGAGTGAAACATCTATTCGTCTTGGGGCTCATTCATTTGAAGGCAAAGAAAAAGGGGCTCAAGTGTTTGGCATTTTTAGAACTATCGCACATCCAAAATACAACAGGGGAACTTTGAAAAATGACATTCGACTGATGAAA TTAAAAGGTACAGCAAAACTTGGAAAAACTGTTGCTGTGCTACCTTTACCGAAAACATTTGAGGACACAGCAGCACAAACAGTTTGTGAAACTGCTGGATGGGGATGGACTGAAAGACAAGATAATGCTGACTTTCTGAGGGAAGTGAATATCACTGTTCTGGACAGAGAAGCATGTCAGAAACATTGGAAAAAGAAAGTTGATATAACCGACAATTTAATATGCACCATTGTGGGGCCAAAGGGACAAGACACCTGTACA GGAGACTCAGGTGGTCCTTTAATTTGCAAAGGTTCGTTTAGAGGAGTCACTTCTTTTGGGGAAAGTGTGTGCGGAAAACCCAACGATTCATCCATCTTTACCCGCCTAACTAAGGAATATGTCCATTGGATAAATAGCACAATTTCTAAGTACTCCTAA